Proteins encoded within one genomic window of Bradyrhizobium sp. AZCC 1719:
- a CDS encoding AI-2E family transporter, which yields MHNLPTASGRPSSNQVRADAVTSRELDIVRVAAALVSGAVILAGLYFGREILIPLAIAFLITFALNPPVTWLARLGLPRLLATSLVMVTVGCALVGLGVILGAQVRSIAVELPAYQSTILTKLADLRQNLKAPGLFDGVLKTVERVQKEVESKDDKPAEGPVPQRVEIVPMPQTPFEQAFAWLVRSAEPLATAGIVLIFVFLALLDIGDLRDRFLRLLGGNFHRSTDAIQEAGARISRYLLMQLLVNVSYGVPLAAGLWIIGVPGALLWGAVGVVMRFIPYVGPLIAAIFPVSIAFAVDDGWSMLLWTVAVIVILELISNNIVEPLLYGSSTGLSAISLIAAAILWTALWGPVGLILSTPLTVCLLVLGRNLPQLRFLDTMLGSTPALDVPARIYQRLIADDADEAVEIASAEIEESSIISFYDAIGIEVLRLASEEYLQNASAEHRLRLASGMDTLLDDLRDQYPASLSPEAKPTVLCIGGKWEIDALAGEMLAHALGFERIAAASQPAASVNADYLAKLDLKGADIVCLSYFTPNPAIPARHVCRRLRRRWPDLRIVLALWRAPPELLTDESLAALKADAVVTSVEEAVRRIHRVVDPEEAKVVQQAPVPDNDAERVDALKATGVLEGDKREALDALAKRAADVFNISVAVITTIDKDREYFVGQSGKLPDAITDDTGTLLPMDREHAICNYVVANDETLVVSDIERDPRFADNETIEQWNVRFYAGAPLRAADGLIIGALCILDSEPRTLDGDEVALLETMAADVVATITTSDADEEAPEKSAPATSSAAVGQEVSQ from the coding sequence ATGCATAATTTGCCTACAGCCTCAGGGCGTCCATCATCAAACCAGGTCCGCGCGGACGCGGTCACGTCTCGCGAACTGGATATTGTAAGAGTTGCGGCCGCCCTGGTGTCGGGCGCGGTCATCCTTGCTGGCCTGTATTTCGGCCGTGAAATACTCATACCACTCGCGATCGCGTTCCTGATCACATTCGCGCTGAACCCGCCTGTCACATGGCTTGCCCGGCTCGGCCTGCCCAGACTGCTCGCGACGAGCCTCGTCATGGTAACCGTCGGATGCGCCCTGGTTGGACTAGGCGTCATTCTCGGCGCACAGGTCCGTTCGATCGCTGTCGAATTGCCGGCCTATCAATCGACGATACTGACGAAGTTGGCGGATCTACGCCAGAATCTTAAGGCACCCGGATTGTTCGACGGCGTGCTGAAGACAGTCGAACGCGTACAGAAGGAGGTCGAGTCAAAGGACGACAAACCCGCGGAAGGCCCGGTGCCACAGCGTGTCGAAATCGTTCCCATGCCGCAAACGCCGTTCGAGCAGGCATTTGCCTGGCTTGTGCGGTCAGCGGAGCCGCTGGCTACGGCCGGCATCGTCTTGATCTTCGTCTTTCTGGCGCTGCTTGATATCGGCGACCTTCGCGACCGGTTTCTACGACTATTGGGTGGCAACTTCCATCGTTCGACCGATGCGATCCAGGAGGCTGGTGCGCGTATCAGCAGGTATCTTCTGATGCAGCTACTCGTAAACGTCAGTTACGGCGTGCCGCTCGCTGCCGGCCTCTGGATCATCGGCGTACCAGGCGCGCTTCTGTGGGGCGCCGTGGGCGTGGTCATGCGCTTCATCCCCTATGTCGGCCCACTGATTGCTGCGATCTTTCCAGTCTCGATCGCTTTTGCCGTCGACGATGGCTGGAGCATGTTGCTATGGACCGTTGCGGTGATCGTCATCCTCGAGTTGATAAGCAACAACATTGTCGAGCCCCTGCTATATGGTTCGAGCACCGGCCTGTCAGCCATATCGCTGATCGCCGCGGCGATATTGTGGACAGCGCTTTGGGGTCCCGTGGGGCTGATCCTCTCCACCCCTCTCACGGTTTGTCTACTAGTCCTCGGGCGTAATCTGCCGCAGCTGCGCTTCCTCGACACTATGCTCGGTTCGACGCCTGCACTGGATGTACCCGCCCGCATCTATCAGCGACTGATTGCAGATGATGCCGACGAAGCTGTCGAGATCGCAAGCGCCGAAATCGAAGAGTCTTCGATTATATCATTCTACGATGCAATCGGCATTGAGGTCCTTCGTCTGGCAAGCGAGGAGTATCTCCAGAACGCAAGCGCTGAGCACCGCCTGCGTCTGGCAAGCGGAATGGACACACTGCTCGACGATCTCAGGGATCAATACCCAGCCTCCCTGAGTCCGGAGGCAAAGCCAACGGTCCTGTGCATCGGAGGAAAATGGGAGATCGATGCCCTCGCCGGCGAGATGCTAGCCCACGCGCTTGGTTTCGAACGGATCGCCGCAGCTTCCCAACCCGCTGCAAGCGTCAATGCCGACTATCTGGCTAAACTCGACCTGAAGGGCGCGGACATTGTCTGCCTCAGCTACTTTACGCCGAACCCAGCCATCCCCGCCCGCCACGTCTGCCGGCGTCTGCGAAGACGATGGCCGGATCTGCGCATCGTTCTAGCGCTATGGAGGGCGCCCCCGGAACTGTTGACCGACGAATCCCTCGCAGCGCTCAAAGCCGATGCTGTCGTGACTTCGGTCGAGGAGGCGGTCCGTCGTATTCACCGCGTCGTCGACCCTGAAGAAGCCAAGGTGGTCCAACAAGCCCCCGTGCCTGACAACGACGCAGAGCGTGTCGACGCGCTGAAAGCGACTGGGGTCTTAGAGGGTGACAAACGTGAAGCGCTGGATGCTCTCGCCAAGCGTGCGGCGGACGTATTCAACATCAGCGTTGCCGTGATCACCACTATCGATAAGGACCGCGAATACTTCGTCGGACAAAGTGGAAAATTGCCGGATGCCATCACCGACGATACAGGTACGCTGCTGCCGATGGACCGCGAACATGCGATCTGCAACTACGTAGTAGCCAACGACGAGACGCTAGTGGTCTCGGATATCGAGCGCGACCCGCGCTTCGCCGATAACGAGACGATCGAGCAATGGAACGTGCGCTTCTACGCTGGGGCGCCGCTACGCGCAGCTGACGGTCTGATAATCGGAGCGCTATGCATTCTCGACTCCGAACCCCGCACCCTGGACGGAGACGAAGTCGCATTGCTTGAAACGATGGCCGCTGATGTTGTAGCCACCATTACCACGAGTGATGCGGATGAAGAAGCGCCAGAGAAATCTGCACCTGCTACCTCATCGGCAGCGGTCGGGCAGGAGGTGTCTCAGTAA
- a CDS encoding PAS domain-containing protein, with the protein MASLINKAITGGRERPFASAPGMELSDWSSESVIVRNADGIIQYWNAASEALYGWPAMAMIGQNFAAFCASGPDEARMLRSPYDVLSKSNSAGG; encoded by the coding sequence ATGGCTAGCCTCATCAACAAAGCCATCACGGGCGGCCGCGAACGCCCGTTCGCGTCTGCGCCGGGAATGGAATTGTCAGATTGGTCATCTGAAAGCGTGATCGTGCGCAACGCGGATGGCATCATTCAGTACTGGAATGCAGCCTCGGAAGCTCTTTATGGATGGCCCGCCATGGCCATGATCGGGCAGAATTTTGCGGCGTTCTGCGCGTCCGGCCCGGACGAGGCGCGTATGCTCCGGTCACCGTATGATGTCTTGTCGAAGAGCAATAGCGCCGGTGGCTGA
- a CDS encoding response regulator transcription factor — MSKAPIVAIVDDDEAVREALSDLLLVLDLSCRTFDRAEAFMAEYVPGGFDCLITDVSMPGHSGLDLLHRLRSIGSLIPVIIVTADTKPATRLRAMKGGAQAYLKKPVNSEALLGHLQSALRRVDPSSDGNRRGTPSDG; from the coding sequence TTGTCTAAGGCGCCTATAGTCGCGATCGTAGATGACGACGAAGCTGTGCGAGAGGCCCTTTCCGACCTCCTTCTGGTGCTGGATCTATCATGTCGCACTTTCGATCGAGCGGAGGCCTTCATGGCGGAATACGTCCCGGGCGGGTTCGATTGCCTGATTACCGATGTGAGCATGCCGGGCCATAGCGGGCTCGATCTGCTGCATCGACTGCGGAGCATCGGCTCCTTAATACCGGTCATCATCGTCACTGCCGACACGAAACCGGCGACCCGATTGCGCGCCATGAAAGGCGGCGCCCAGGCATATCTGAAAAAACCGGTAAACAGCGAAGCACTGCTTGGTCATCTGCAGTCCGCCCTGAGACGCGTGGACCCTTCCTCTGATGGCAATAGGCGGGGGACGCCTTCCGATGGCTAG
- a CDS encoding response regulator transcription factor, with the protein MSLVIDNTDPLVLIVDDDDEVRSALSELLLSVGIDACCFGSTQELLSADLPERPGCLILDVRMPGASGLDLQQHLALNGSTRPIIFLSGHGDIAMTVQAMKAGAVDFLTKPVRDQTLLDAVRATIEKDVSRRAAARLVKQHVDGYAKLTPREREVLREVVKGRLNKQIAFDLGISEITVKLHRGNVTKKMQATSVGQLIRIWELLPVGIREGSP; encoded by the coding sequence ATGAGCCTGGTTATCGACAATACGGATCCGCTTGTCTTGATCGTGGACGATGACGATGAGGTCCGGTCCGCGCTTAGCGAACTTCTGCTGTCGGTCGGAATCGATGCCTGTTGCTTTGGATCGACACAAGAATTGCTGAGTGCCGATCTTCCGGAGCGGCCGGGTTGTCTGATCCTCGACGTTCGTATGCCCGGAGCAAGCGGCCTGGATCTTCAGCAGCACCTCGCCCTGAACGGCAGTACGCGACCGATCATTTTCCTTTCCGGTCATGGCGACATCGCCATGACCGTCCAGGCGATGAAGGCTGGAGCCGTCGATTTCCTTACAAAGCCTGTCAGAGACCAGACGCTCCTTGACGCGGTCAGGGCCACGATCGAGAAAGATGTCTCGCGACGGGCCGCGGCCCGGCTCGTTAAACAGCATGTCGACGGCTATGCAAAGTTGACACCGCGCGAACGCGAAGTTCTGCGCGAAGTGGTCAAGGGCCGCCTCAACAAGCAAATTGCGTTCGATCTCGGTATCAGCGAAATCACCGTCAAGTTGCACCGCGGCAACGTCACCAAAAAGATGCAGGCAACGTCCGTTGGTCAGCTCATTCGCATCTGGGAACTGTTGCCTGTAGGAATTCGAGAAGGATCACCCTAG
- a CDS encoding alpha/beta hydrolase — translation MREKAEPASIADVGLLEPLTQQFVDAMAKGPTMRELSFEDARRFLADIQSGIIGKPAVQFEDMVAPTGPTGGVPIRIVRPERASETLPALVYVHGGWTFGDKATHDRLIREIAVGAHVALFFVDYDRSLEAKYPVAIEQVYAVAKYLVEHAERLGIDSARLAIVGDGIGGNMAAAVTLMAKERRGPKIDVQVLFYPAVSLMFDTGSYASFANGPWLTRQAMETFWSAYLPDAAARKQITAAPLNASIDQLTGLPDALVIVAENDVLRDEGECYARKLARAGVRVTSTRYNGTIHDFVMLNALADTPAARGAIAQTNALLRSILE, via the coding sequence ATGCGTGAGAAAGCCGAACCAGCAAGTATCGCCGACGTCGGTTTGCTTGAGCCCCTGACGCAGCAGTTTGTCGATGCGATGGCTAAGGGCCCGACGATGCGCGAACTGTCTTTCGAAGACGCACGAAGATTTTTGGCGGATATCCAATCAGGCATCATCGGCAAGCCAGCCGTGCAATTTGAGGATATGGTAGCCCCTACCGGTCCCACCGGAGGAGTGCCAATTCGCATTGTTCGACCGGAGAGGGCAAGTGAAACGCTGCCTGCATTGGTATATGTCCATGGCGGCTGGACCTTCGGCGACAAGGCGACACACGACCGCTTGATCCGCGAGATCGCGGTCGGTGCGCACGTTGCCTTGTTTTTCGTGGATTACGATCGCTCGCTGGAGGCCAAGTATCCGGTAGCAATCGAACAAGTCTATGCCGTCGCCAAGTACCTGGTAGAGCATGCGGAACGTCTAGGGATCGATTCCGCGCGCCTGGCCATCGTTGGCGACGGCATCGGCGGCAACATGGCCGCCGCGGTCACTCTCATGGCAAAGGAGCGGCGCGGCCCCAAGATAGACGTGCAGGTGCTGTTCTACCCCGCCGTCAGCCTGATGTTCGACACCGGGTCTTATGCCTCGTTCGCAAATGGTCCGTGGCTGACCAGGCAAGCGATGGAAACGTTCTGGAGCGCTTATCTTCCGGACGCCGCCGCGCGCAAGCAGATCACCGCGGCGCCGCTCAACGCCTCGATTGATCAACTGACCGGCCTTCCGGACGCGCTTGTCATCGTCGCCGAGAACGACGTGCTCCGTGATGAGGGTGAGTGCTACGCGCGCAAATTGGCTCGCGCGGGGGTACGCGTCACCTCCACGAGATACAACGGCACCATTCATGATTTCGTCATGCTCAACGCGTTGGCCGATACTCCTGCGGCCCGAGGCGCTATTGCGCAGACCAACGCCCTTCTCCGGTCCATTCTTGAATGA